A genomic stretch from Streptomyces fungicidicus includes:
- a CDS encoding cobalamin B12-binding domain-containing protein — MSETRAPDDGLCDALWRAVLDGDEHHAVDLVRSALGAGWDEESLLLDAVAAVQARIGAEWAADRITVAQEHAATAINERVITALVPRPDTRGPSEPRRGRVTVSCVDGEWHAFPARLVAEVLRLRGWQVDYLGAQTPTPYLVAHQHRTDSDAVLLSGSLPTQLPTAHAAITACRSVGVPVLAGGRAFGRDGRYARALGADAWAADARGAAAVLEAGLPRPTVIRQAVDDLPHLVDQEYTMVVQSRRRLIGQTLTELEGRFPATCGGDEARRERTAEDLAHLVDFLATALYMDDAAVFTDFLDWTAGVLSARGVPAHSLVAGLDILAGQVRDFPRGLRMVRDGAAHLAGLSGPLVPGTAA, encoded by the coding sequence GTGAGCGAGACCCGTGCGCCGGACGACGGCCTGTGCGACGCGCTGTGGCGGGCGGTGCTCGACGGGGACGAACACCACGCCGTCGACCTGGTCCGTTCCGCTCTCGGCGCGGGCTGGGACGAGGAGAGCCTGCTGCTCGACGCGGTCGCGGCGGTGCAGGCACGGATCGGTGCCGAGTGGGCCGCCGACCGGATCACCGTCGCCCAGGAGCACGCCGCCACGGCGATCAACGAGCGGGTCATCACCGCCCTGGTGCCCCGTCCCGACACGCGTGGACCGTCCGAGCCGCGCCGCGGACGGGTGACGGTCAGCTGCGTCGACGGCGAGTGGCACGCGTTCCCGGCCCGCCTCGTCGCCGAGGTCCTGCGGCTGCGGGGGTGGCAGGTCGACTATCTGGGCGCCCAGACGCCCACGCCGTACCTGGTCGCCCATCAGCACCGGACCGACTCCGACGCCGTCCTGCTCTCCGGGTCCCTCCCCACCCAGCTTCCGACGGCGCACGCGGCCATCACCGCCTGCCGGTCCGTCGGGGTGCCGGTCCTGGCCGGGGGCCGGGCGTTCGGCCGGGACGGCAGGTACGCGCGGGCCCTCGGCGCCGACGCGTGGGCGGCGGACGCCCGCGGCGCCGCCGCCGTGCTGGAGGCGGGCCTGCCGAGGCCGACGGTGATCCGGCAGGCGGTCGACGACCTGCCGCATCTGGTCGACCAGGAGTACACCATGGTGGTCCAGTCGCGGCGGCGCCTGATCGGGCAGACGCTGACGGAGCTGGAGGGCCGTTTCCCGGCCACGTGCGGTGGCGACGAAGCGCGGCGGGAGCGCACTGCGGAGGACCTGGCCCACTTGGTCGACTTCCTGGCCACGGCCCTGTACATGGACGACGCGGCCGTCTTCACCGACTTCCTGGACTGGACGGCCGGGGTTCTGTCGGCCCGCGGTGTCCCGGCGCACTCGCTGGTCGCCGGCCTGGACATCCTGGCCGGACAGGTGCGCGACTTCCCCCGCGGTCTGCGCATGGTCCGTGACGGCGCGGCACACCTCGCCGGCCTGTCCGGCCCCCTCGTCCCCGGCACCGCCGCGTGA
- a CDS encoding PP2C family protein-serine/threonine phosphatase, whose protein sequence is MPQLVIPSPGSPTHPGDARVGSVPTWDDAPCPVLVLDAHGRVVGRNRAARLLVPGLPSDDGSSWEPPGWLSDAHRRHTGGTAEGTPSGTIGDRVFEARPTPTADGVAWWLVDDTDRRLAEAALLRAQDRTDTASLLFSTLLSSLNVPRCAEIAARMAADHLADAAVLVTPPVGRGYAVTHARRGEPVVQETRQVDPHGVPGLAEALRGFPPVPARWINPDDIPGWVVPDGFAGPVGSVIVTPLPGHGVPAGALILLRSGTEQAFTPDEERFARLFAARAGTALSAARLYSEQTAITATLMRDLLPPALHSVHGVEYAGRYRAAADHERVGGDFYDVHPGADASEETFVVLGDVAGKGLDAAVLTGKIRNTLQALLPLASDHQQVLSLLNGALLNSHHARFATLVLASVKRHGDTVRLRLTSAGHLPPLVVRADGTVEEVDTRGTLVGALPTTPGRTAETELAPGETCLLYTDGITEARGGPLGDELFGEHRLRKALAECAGMPGEAIVERVQMLAAQWLGSGRHDDMAAVAIGAPRRGAPGGTGGRNAVAGRPGR, encoded by the coding sequence GTGCCTCAGCTCGTGATTCCTTCCCCCGGCTCCCCCACCCACCCGGGCGACGCGCGGGTCGGTTCCGTTCCGACCTGGGACGACGCCCCCTGCCCCGTTCTGGTGCTCGACGCGCACGGCCGTGTCGTCGGCCGGAACCGGGCCGCCCGCCTGCTGGTGCCGGGCCTGCCCTCCGACGACGGTTCGTCGTGGGAGCCGCCCGGCTGGCTGTCGGACGCGCACCGGCGGCACACCGGCGGCACCGCGGAGGGCACGCCGTCCGGAACGATCGGTGACCGCGTCTTCGAGGCCCGTCCCACCCCCACGGCCGACGGCGTCGCCTGGTGGCTGGTCGACGACACGGACCGCCGCCTGGCCGAGGCGGCCCTGCTGCGCGCCCAGGACCGGACGGACACCGCCTCCCTGCTCTTCAGCACCCTGCTGTCGTCGCTGAACGTGCCGCGCTGCGCCGAGATAGCGGCCCGGATGGCCGCGGACCATCTCGCCGACGCCGCCGTGCTCGTCACCCCGCCCGTCGGCCGCGGGTACGCCGTGACCCACGCCCGGCGCGGCGAGCCGGTGGTCCAGGAGACCCGCCAGGTCGATCCGCACGGCGTCCCGGGGCTGGCCGAGGCCCTCCGCGGCTTCCCTCCGGTGCCGGCCCGCTGGATCAATCCCGACGACATCCCCGGCTGGGTCGTCCCGGACGGCTTCGCCGGGCCGGTCGGTTCCGTGATCGTCACCCCGCTGCCGGGTCACGGAGTGCCCGCGGGCGCGCTGATCCTGCTGCGGTCCGGCACCGAGCAGGCGTTCACCCCCGACGAGGAGAGGTTCGCCCGGCTCTTCGCGGCGCGCGCGGGCACCGCGCTGTCGGCGGCGCGCCTGTACAGCGAGCAGACCGCGATCACCGCCACCCTGATGCGGGACCTGCTGCCCCCCGCCCTGCACAGCGTGCACGGGGTGGAGTACGCGGGCCGCTACCGCGCCGCCGCCGACCACGAACGGGTCGGCGGGGACTTCTACGACGTCCACCCCGGCGCCGACGCCTCCGAGGAGACGTTCGTCGTACTGGGCGACGTGGCCGGCAAGGGCCTGGACGCCGCGGTGCTGACCGGCAAGATCCGCAACACGCTGCAGGCCCTGCTGCCGCTGGCCTCCGACCACCAGCAGGTCCTCAGCCTGCTCAACGGGGCCCTGCTCAACTCGCACCACGCGCGGTTCGCCACCCTGGTGCTGGCCTCGGTGAAGCGGCACGGCGACACCGTGCGGCTGCGTCTGACCAGCGCCGGGCACCTGCCGCCGCTCGTGGTCCGCGCGGACGGCACGGTGGAGGAGGTGGACACGCGGGGCACCCTCGTAGGAGCGCTGCCCACCACGCCGGGGCGGACGGCCGAGACCGAACTCGCTCCCGGGGAGACCTGTCTGCTCTACACCGACGGCATCACCGAGGCCCGCGGCGGGCCGCTGGGCGACGAACTGTTCGGGGAACACCGTCTGCGGAAGGCGCTGGCGGAGTGCGCGGGGATGCCGGGCGAGGCGATCGTCGAGCGGGTGCAGATGCTGGCCGCGCAGTGGCTGGGGTCCGGCCGCCACGACGACATGGCCGCCGTCGCCATCGGCGCGCCGCGAAGGGGCGCGCCGGGCGGCACGGGCGGGCGGAACGCCGTCGCGGGCCGGCCGGGGAGGTAA